The uncultured Carboxylicivirga sp. genomic interval TTGGCAGGAAATCAAATTTAACAGTTTGATTCTTTTCCTTCGAATCAGAATTTATACCTCCCATATACCAAACATTACCTTTACGGCGTGCTAAAACGGCAAATTGTCCCGGATAGCCATCTAGCAATTTAGTATTATCCCAACTACAAGGTACAGTTCTCAGGAAATTTTTAACAAAATAGGGTAATCGATTATACCCTTCAGGACGATCAGCCATATGCTGAATACCGGATTCAAACACCACACTAAGGGCTAATTCGTGAGCATAAGAAGTGATGTGGGGATATTGAGAGTTGGTAAAGGTTACAGGAGTATAATCCATTGAACCGACAACATTTCGCGTAAATGGCAAAGTAGTATTGTGTTCAGGTGCTGTTGTTGTAAACTCCGGCCCGTTGTTGTACCATTCGGCACCACGAACTCCCTCATAAGTCATCAGGTGAGGGTAAGTACGTTGCCAGCCACGCGGCACTAGACATCCATGAAAATAGACCATTATTTCAAAACGGGCTGCATCTTCCAGTATATCCAGATAATAGTTAATCATATTTTGCTTTTCACTTTCAAAAAAGTCAACTTTTACACCTGCAATACCCATCTCTTTCAGTTTCTTAAACTCAGCCATCCGGTTCTCGTGTGTGAGCATCCGATCTTTGGGCGTTGCACCAACCCATGTATGGTCGCCACCAGAGTTATACCAGATTAACGGCTTCAAACCCAATGAATGAATATAGCTCAGTGCATCATTTAGATTACCTCCATTGCTCATGGCATCCCACTCCCAATCGAGCAGTGTATAGGGCCATCCCATATCGGCAGCCAAATCAGCGAATTTACATACAACCTGATAGTCTTTTGTTCCATGGTTATCTGACCAATAATTCCAGGAAGCCAATCCCGGCTTAATCCAGCTTGTATCCTTTAAGGTTGAAGGGGATGATAAATCATCAATCAAAGTGGATTCAACAATATCGGCCAAGCTACCAACCATTATGGTTCTCCATGGAGATTTCCAGGGTAATGCTATTGACGGATGTATTTTTCCTGTACCTCTGCCATTCCATTCATCAGGAAAAGAGAGTTTATAAACATTTCCATCTTCATAATTTGTCAATTTAGTTCCACAGTAGTTTCGATTAAGATCTGCTTCATGAATCAAAAACCAACAATCATTGTCTTGGCTTTGAAAAAGAGCCGGATAGCACCAATCCTTCTGCACGCTACCATCAAGCATACAGGAATAAAGTCCTTCGTTTGCAGGATTAAACTTCTCTAACCATCGTTTTGTACTATCCGAAATGGAATAAGCTGTCAACTCATCATGGATGATATAACTACCTTCCTTATCCGGAAATTCATATCGAAAAGCGACTCCGTCATTATAAGTTCTTAAAAACAGATTCAGTTTCGATTTTTGTGGTGTAATAAAATTCACGAGCACTTCATTCCCATCATTCGTACGATTAGAACGTTTTCCGTGCCTGGAAGTATAGTCTTCATGTATAGCATGGATCTTACTCGTCTTAACCAGTTTTAATTCTTTTGAGAATAACTGATCTTCTCTTTCCAATCCCAAATCAATACGTGGAATTATTTCTTTATAATGCTCATTAACAAGATACTCTACTTTTAAATACCAATTACTATAATCACTTTTCTGATCGTTTATTAATTGAATTTGAAGTTTTTGGTTAGGAGAGTTAATTGTAATCGTCCTGGCAAAAGTGTTAACAACTCCAAGAAGTAAAATAATAATCAAGGTATTTAAAAGTTTCATCGGGCTACTTAAATAAACTAAGTTGATTACTTATAAAATTGAAATTCTAAGTTTTTTTAGATCAGCATCTTTTGAACTAGTTCCATAAAGGATTTCGTATTCTCCTTTGGTAACTGTCATTTTCCGCTGCTTCCAATCGTAAAACTCGAACGATGATGAGGATAATTCAACGGTTGTTTTGACAGTTTTACCTTTCGCAACTTCAACCCGTTCAAAAGCTCTCAGATTTTTTATAGGTCCTTCCAAATCATCAACTTTGCGGATATAAACCTGCAATATCTCGGTACCATTGTGTTTTCCCGCATTGGTTACAGGAATCGTTAGTTGCACAGACTCATTCGCATGGATAGCTCTTTTATTAACTTTAGCCTCTCCAATATTGAACTGCGTATAACTTAAACCAAACCCAAACGGAAACAGACCATCTGTAGTATAACGATACGTTTTTCCCTTCATTGAATAATCTTCGAAATCGCCAAGTTTATCCGAATTTTCATAGAAAGTTATAGGCAACTTTCCAGAAGGGTTATAATCCCCAAACAACACGTCAGCAACAGCCAGACCACCTGACTCTCCGGGATACCAAGCCTGTAGAATAGCATCACAACTCTCGGTTTCCGGAGCCAAGGCAA includes:
- a CDS encoding glycoside hydrolase family 97 catalytic domain-containing protein, with amino-acid sequence MKLLNTLIIILLLGVVNTFARTITINSPNQKLQIQLINDQKSDYSNWYLKVEYLVNEHYKEIIPRIDLGLEREDQLFSKELKLVKTSKIHAIHEDYTSRHGKRSNRTNDGNEVLVNFITPQKSKLNLFLRTYNDGVAFRYEFPDKEGSYIIHDELTAYSISDSTKRWLEKFNPANEGLYSCMLDGSVQKDWCYPALFQSQDNDCWFLIHEADLNRNYCGTKLTNYEDGNVYKLSFPDEWNGRGTGKIHPSIALPWKSPWRTIMVGSLADIVESTLIDDLSSPSTLKDTSWIKPGLASWNYWSDNHGTKDYQVVCKFADLAADMGWPYTLLDWEWDAMSNGGNLNDALSYIHSLGLKPLIWYNSGGDHTWVGATPKDRMLTHENRMAEFKKLKEMGIAGVKVDFFESEKQNMINYYLDILEDAARFEIMVYFHGCLVPRGWQRTYPHLMTYEGVRGAEWYNNGPEFTTTAPEHNTTLPFTRNVVGSMDYTPVTFTNSQYPHITSYAHELALSVVFESGIQHMADRPEGYNRLPYFVKNFLRTVPCSWDNTKLLDGYPGQFAVLARRKGNVWYMGGINSDSKEKNQTVKFDFLPIGKTYKLTLISDREHDQAFSIKHLIINSNSVLNVNMLRRGGFAARIISLN